A genomic window from Cucumis melo cultivar AY chromosome 8, USDA_Cmelo_AY_1.0, whole genome shotgun sequence includes:
- the LOC103502449 gene encoding zinc finger BED domain-containing protein RICESLEEPER 2-like gives MSVTSNIFFHELCLIQEIIREYSSYENALLSQMTLSMQTKFNKYWGITTSEKTNLLLYVYVVLDLRYKLTYVNYCFSEFLEEDCVKIWTNKVEEAFRRLCDDYYMRMSKEKYSQTQSCTPIEGFGFQSQSGIPSISSSGSYKARVVVHIIFKQSNKTCLDDAKTEVTRYLDETHIEDEYLDLLNWWKVNSSRFKIISQVARDIYSIPISTVPSESAFSTGGRVLDSFRSSLTPQTAEALICAQNWIQSKPLDDMTEEIDGAEEIDGAEEIDEEFINIERSWKPHLRI, from the exons ATGTCTGTgacttcaaacatattttttcaCGAACTTTGTTTGATCCAAGAAATAATTCGTGAATATTCATCATATGAAAATGCATTATTGAGTCAGATGACATTAAGCATGCAGACAAAATTCAACAAGTATTGGGGTATAACTACAAGTGAGAAGACTAATTTACTATTGTATGTTTATGTAGTTCTTGACCTTAGGTACAAGCTAACTTATGTGAATTATTGTTTTAGTGAATTTTTGGAGGAAGATTGTGTAAAAATATGGACGAATAAGGTTGAAGAAGCATTTCGTCGATTGTGTGATGATTATTATATGagaatgtcaaaagaaaaatattcacaaacaCAATCATGTACACCTATAGAAGGATTTGGCTTTCAAAGTCAAAGTGGAATACCTTCTATCTCATCTAGTGGATCTTATAAGGCACGTGTTGTTGTTCatataatatttaaacaaaGTAACAAAACATGTCTAGATGATGCTAAAACAGAGGTGACTCGTTATCTGGATGAGACTCATATAGAAGATGAATATTTAGATTTGCTAAATTGGTGGAAGGTGAATTCCTCTCGATTTAAGATCATTAGCCAAGTAGCCAGGGACATCTACAGTATTCCTATATCAACTGTGCCTTCTGAGTCCGCCTTTAGCACTGGAGGACGGGTGTTAGATTCTTTTCGAAGTTCTTTAACTCCTCAAACTGCAGAGGCACTCATTTGTGCTCAGAATTGGATTCAATCTAAACCTTTGGATGACATGACTGAAGAAATTGACGGGGCTGAAGAAATTGACGGGGCtgaagaaattgatgaag AATTCATAAACATAGAAAGGAGTTGGAAGCCACATTTGAGAATCTGA